In Persicimonas caeni, a single window of DNA contains:
- a CDS encoding MotA/TolQ/ExbB proton channel family protein produces the protein MTEVYEFLAKGGWLMIPILGSSVIGLAFFLERLWALQRAKIVPPRFVEVVKKMLRERRFDEAEGLCQTNEAPIAAMLEAGIQHAGCERDVIKEVMLEKGEREMFFMERFTNALGSIATVAPLMGLLGTVVGMISVFQRVVNQAGAGGAVDAGALAAGIWEALITTAAGLTVAIPIYLGHRYIMGLIDRYAVEMEDISLTALDYLVPEGQAGRVRHTPVETSEEDADATATNGQLTPQEAE, from the coding sequence ATGACCGAAGTCTACGAATTTCTCGCCAAGGGCGGCTGGCTGATGATCCCGATTCTGGGCTCGTCGGTCATCGGCCTGGCTTTCTTCTTGGAGCGGCTGTGGGCATTGCAGCGCGCCAAGATCGTGCCGCCGCGTTTTGTCGAGGTGGTCAAAAAGATGCTGCGCGAACGGCGCTTCGACGAGGCCGAAGGGCTGTGCCAGACCAACGAGGCGCCGATTGCGGCGATGCTCGAGGCGGGCATCCAGCACGCCGGCTGTGAGCGCGACGTCATCAAAGAGGTGATGCTCGAGAAGGGCGAGCGCGAGATGTTCTTCATGGAGCGCTTCACCAACGCCCTGGGCTCGATCGCCACCGTGGCGCCCTTGATGGGCCTGCTGGGCACCGTCGTCGGTATGATCAGCGTGTTCCAGCGCGTGGTCAATCAGGCCGGCGCGGGCGGCGCGGTCGACGCCGGCGCGCTCGCCGCGGGCATCTGGGAGGCGCTGATCACCACCGCCGCCGGGCTGACCGTGGCCATCCCCATCTACCTGGGCCACCGCTACATCATGGGCCTCATCGACCGCTACGCCGTCGAGATGGAGGATATCAGCCTGACCGCGCTCGACTACCTGGTCCCCGAGGGCCAGGCCGGCCGCGTGCGCCACACGCCGGTCGAGACGAGCGAAGAAGACGCCGACGCCACGGCGACCAACGGCCAGCTCACCCCTCAGGAGGCTGAATGA
- a CDS encoding ExbD/TolR family protein, producing the protein MSLRHSRKERRGEANLELTPLIDVVFLLLIFFLITTTFSKSQEAHIPINLPKAVSGEKATSGDKVVLFITAEGSVELKGDEPLQGNSIEEKLADLRERKPEANVVLKGDQKASHGKVIEVLDQIKQTGFKKVDLVISRPQGE; encoded by the coding sequence ATGAGCCTGCGACACTCCCGAAAAGAGCGTCGCGGGGAGGCCAACCTCGAGCTCACCCCGCTCATCGACGTGGTCTTCTTGCTGCTCATCTTCTTTTTGATCACCACGACCTTCTCGAAGAGCCAGGAAGCCCATATCCCGATCAACCTTCCCAAAGCGGTCAGCGGCGAGAAGGCCACCAGCGGTGACAAGGTCGTCTTGTTCATCACCGCCGAGGGGTCGGTCGAGCTCAAGGGCGACGAGCCGCTGCAGGGCAACTCCATCGAGGAGAAGCTCGCCGACTTGCGCGAGCGCAAGCCCGAGGCGAACGTGGTCCTCAAGGGCGACCAAAAGGCGAGTCACGGCAAGGTGATCGAGGTGTTGGACCAGATCAAGCAGACCGGCTTCAAGAAGGTCGATCTGGTGATTTCGCGGCCGCAGGGCGAATAG
- a CDS encoding FtsB family cell division protein: MKRLGLTLLVLAVISGIAYYVFTHPSLDRAEQLQGEVEKLREQNRQLADKNDRLEKKVVALRDDPRLAERKARESSGLARPGEVVFQFEKPDEDVEVSVTLEVGVDALELAGKKLHVDQLADALVALDKDVENARLSVEFDEEVDALRQQRVRDLVAGSPLAPAEFVSVEE; encoded by the coding sequence ATGAAGCGCCTCGGCCTGACATTATTGGTCCTCGCCGTGATCTCGGGCATCGCGTACTACGTGTTTACCCACCCGAGTCTCGACCGCGCCGAGCAGTTGCAGGGCGAAGTCGAGAAGCTTCGTGAGCAGAATCGGCAGTTGGCCGACAAGAACGATCGCCTCGAGAAGAAGGTGGTCGCGCTTCGTGACGACCCGCGCTTGGCCGAGCGCAAGGCGCGCGAGTCGAGCGGGTTGGCCCGCCCCGGCGAGGTGGTCTTCCAGTTCGAGAAGCCCGACGAGGACGTCGAGGTGAGCGTGACGCTGGAAGTCGGCGTCGACGCGCTGGAGTTGGCCGGCAAAAAGTTACACGTGGATCAATTGGCCGACGCTCTGGTCGCGCTCGACAAGGATGTCGAGAATGCGCGGCTCAGCGTGGAGTTCGATGAAGAGGTCGACGCGCTCAGGCAACAGCGCGTGCGCGATCTGGTCGCCGGCTCGCCGTTGGCCCCGGCTGAATTCGTCTCGGTTGAAGAGTGA